A portion of the Leptospirales bacterium genome contains these proteins:
- the mfd gene encoding transcription-repair coupling factor, with protein sequence MKTLLSAYVDRYGGLLDDILTGKVQELPAPGPGFAFFAAALYHRAKSTNRKRSVLAVAPGNADAEALAAEAELFLPADDLLYLPGYEGIPYEFSGLSSDLGLQRIRALLRIAAGRPALVFASTDAILRKAPPPARLLAQHLDLELQMELPPDRLARRLAALGYRREERVEAPGEFCLKGSVLDLFPVDADRPLRLEYFDDLIETIRRFDPITQAGAEKLESAQVAPAGEIVLNEAESAALRTLLRQSGEFQGREAPRWVEAQGSEEAISQLHHPGIEDLYPLVMECASVLESFTERPLIIHFPEDRVAESAERIWREFQSLYEETRELRCIAPPQSLLLPASDALAGACRAAALSSAPAASDANEIEPGSFAAAPSSVHGLSSSDGFRGRIGQVRGALSELARGGAQVLIASPYAAQMRRIAGLFRGEEGLDIHLAENLAQLELSAGGGAIQVVRSAQRQGFQCPAINLYLFTDAEIFGRAHRRRSRFQKLGSSPIDSFLDLKEGDFVVHITHGVGRFVELEKMRAAGRERDFLVLEYAEKDRLYVPLDQISTVQRYIAPTDNPRLDHLGKASFKKIRERVEQKIEEFAQELVRLYAVRMARKGFSFPADTAWQEEFEAEFPFEETPDQMQAIESVKRDMEASQPMDRLVCGDVGYGKTEVAIRAAFKAVMSGKQALVICPTTILAMQHHRNFRERFKNYPISIDWISRFRSRGEINEVKRRLAAGELDVVIGTHGLLSRDIRPRNLGLLMIDEEQRFGVSHKESIKRLRNLVDVLALSATPIPRTLHMSLVGIRDLSVIATPPQDRLPVQTFVLEENDLIVREAIAREMAREGQIFFLHNRIDSIQAAADRLLELVPDARVAVMHGQMLEEEIEDILLRFVERRFDVLVTTAIIENGIDMPNVNTLIVDRADTFGLSQLYQIRGRVGRAGRQAYAYFLYQAGRALTEMAQKRLNTLLEYQDLGSGFKVAMRDLEIRGAGNILGKEQSGNIMDVGYELYVKLLEDAVHRLKGEEIEAEVRTSVNLNTDFYLPAEYIPDTRQRIEFYKRFEAARDADEVAAIDAEMQDRFGAAPPAAQVFVKVEAIRTLSSAIGFESVYQTEDGRIQMKAGDHFRIKPEQLIHSLARTAGMSLNPAQPNTLYFQPAGEMLDSLHSALQSLLAPVSNPPPPSTAIARESKQATPAKRRTGASGARRP encoded by the coding sequence TTGAAGACTTTGCTGTCAGCCTATGTCGACCGCTACGGCGGTCTTTTGGACGACATCCTTACGGGCAAGGTGCAGGAGCTGCCGGCGCCCGGACCGGGATTTGCCTTTTTTGCCGCCGCTCTCTATCATCGCGCAAAGTCTACAAACCGCAAACGTTCCGTGCTGGCGGTCGCGCCGGGCAATGCAGACGCCGAGGCTCTCGCGGCCGAGGCTGAGCTATTTTTGCCGGCGGATGATCTGCTCTATCTTCCCGGTTACGAAGGGATTCCCTATGAATTCTCGGGTCTGAGTTCCGATCTCGGTTTGCAGCGTATTCGCGCCCTGCTGCGCATTGCTGCCGGTCGTCCGGCGTTGGTTTTCGCGTCAACGGACGCTATCCTGCGAAAGGCGCCGCCGCCAGCGCGCTTGCTGGCCCAGCATCTGGACCTCGAGTTGCAGATGGAGCTGCCGCCCGATCGACTGGCGCGTCGCCTTGCGGCGCTTGGCTACCGCCGCGAAGAACGAGTCGAGGCGCCGGGCGAATTCTGTCTCAAGGGAAGCGTTCTGGATCTTTTCCCTGTCGACGCCGATCGTCCGTTACGACTGGAATATTTTGATGACCTGATTGAAACAATTCGCCGCTTCGATCCGATCACGCAGGCCGGCGCCGAAAAACTGGAAAGCGCCCAGGTCGCGCCGGCTGGAGAAATTGTGCTCAATGAAGCGGAGAGTGCGGCGTTGCGGACGTTGTTGCGTCAATCAGGCGAATTTCAGGGCCGTGAAGCGCCGCGCTGGGTGGAGGCTCAAGGAAGCGAGGAGGCAATCTCACAGTTGCACCACCCTGGAATTGAAGACCTCTATCCGCTGGTAATGGAATGCGCCAGCGTTTTGGAGTCTTTCACGGAGCGTCCGTTGATCATCCATTTCCCGGAGGACCGCGTCGCCGAATCAGCCGAGCGCATCTGGCGCGAATTCCAGAGTCTCTACGAGGAAACCAGGGAGCTGCGCTGCATTGCGCCGCCACAATCTCTGTTATTGCCTGCGAGCGATGCCCTGGCCGGCGCCTGCCGCGCGGCGGCGCTTTCGTCGGCCCCCGCGGCGAGCGATGCCAATGAAATTGAGCCGGGTTCGTTTGCGGCGGCGCCCTCCAGCGTCCATGGTCTCTCCAGCAGCGATGGCTTTCGCGGCCGAATCGGCCAGGTGCGCGGCGCGCTCAGCGAATTGGCGCGCGGCGGGGCACAGGTGCTGATTGCCTCGCCCTATGCCGCGCAAATGCGACGTATCGCCGGACTCTTTCGCGGCGAAGAGGGGCTGGACATTCATCTGGCAGAGAATCTGGCGCAGCTTGAACTGTCCGCTGGCGGCGGCGCAATCCAGGTGGTACGTTCTGCACAGCGTCAGGGATTTCAATGTCCCGCGATCAATCTCTATTTGTTCACGGACGCCGAGATCTTCGGACGCGCGCATCGCCGCCGTAGTCGCTTTCAGAAGCTCGGTTCCTCCCCCATTGATTCCTTTCTAGATCTGAAGGAAGGAGATTTTGTAGTACATATCACCCACGGCGTGGGTCGCTTTGTCGAACTGGAGAAGATGCGCGCCGCCGGTCGGGAAAGGGATTTCCTGGTGCTGGAGTACGCGGAGAAGGACCGGCTCTACGTGCCGCTGGATCAGATTTCAACCGTGCAGCGCTACATTGCGCCCACGGATAACCCGCGCCTCGACCATCTGGGCAAGGCCTCCTTTAAAAAAATACGAGAACGAGTAGAACAAAAAATTGAAGAGTTCGCTCAGGAATTGGTACGGCTCTACGCGGTGCGCATGGCGCGCAAGGGCTTCTCCTTTCCGGCGGATACAGCCTGGCAGGAGGAATTTGAAGCCGAATTTCCCTTCGAAGAAACCCCCGACCAAATGCAGGCCATCGAATCAGTTAAGCGTGACATGGAGGCTTCGCAGCCGATGGATCGTCTGGTCTGCGGCGATGTCGGCTATGGCAAGACCGAGGTTGCCATTCGCGCCGCTTTCAAGGCAGTTATGAGCGGTAAACAAGCGCTTGTGATCTGTCCAACAACAATTCTTGCTATGCAGCACCACCGCAATTTTCGCGAACGTTTCAAGAACTATCCGATCAGCATCGATTGGATTTCTCGTTTTCGCTCGCGCGGTGAAATCAATGAGGTTAAGCGCCGACTGGCGGCCGGCGAGCTCGATGTGGTAATCGGGACCCATGGATTGTTGAGCAGAGACATCCGTCCGCGCAATCTCGGACTCTTGATGATTGATGAAGAGCAGCGCTTTGGCGTGAGCCACAAAGAGTCCATCAAACGCCTGCGCAACCTGGTGGATGTCCTTGCGCTTTCGGCCACGCCGATTCCGCGAACGCTGCATATGTCGTTGGTGGGCATCCGCGATCTTTCGGTCATCGCGACCCCGCCGCAGGATCGGCTTCCGGTGCAGACCTTTGTGCTGGAAGAAAATGACCTGATTGTTCGCGAGGCCATTGCGCGCGAAATGGCCCGCGAGGGTCAGATTTTCTTTTTGCACAATCGCATCGATTCAATTCAGGCGGCCGCCGATCGTTTGCTGGAACTGGTCCCCGATGCGCGCGTTGCAGTCATGCACGGTCAGATGCTGGAAGAGGAGATTGAAGACATTCTCTTGCGCTTTGTGGAACGGCGCTTTGATGTGCTGGTAACGACTGCAATCATTGAAAATGGCATCGACATGCCTAACGTCAATACGCTGATCGTAGACCGCGCCGATACCTTTGGATTGTCGCAGCTATACCAGATTCGGGGTCGCGTCGGTCGGGCAGGGCGACAGGCCTACGCCTACTTTCTCTATCAAGCCGGCCGTGCGCTCACAGAGATGGCCCAGAAGCGCCTGAACACGCTGCTGGAGTATCAGGATCTTGGTTCTGGTTTCAAGGTAGCAATGCGCGATCTCGAAATTCGCGGGGCTGGCAATATCCTGGGCAAAGAGCAGAGCGGCAACATCATGGATGTGGGCTACGAACTCTACGTCAAATTGCTGGAAGACGCCGTCCACCGTCTGAAGGGCGAAGAGATCGAGGCTGAGGTGCGCACTTCAGTGAATCTGAACACGGATTTTTATCTACCGGCCGAATACATCCCGGACACGCGGCAGCGTATTGAATTTTACAAGCGATTTGAGGCCGCACGCGACGCCGACGAGGTTGCGGCGATTGATGCCGAGATGCAGGATCGCTTTGGGGCAGCGCCGCCGGCGGCGCAGGTCTTTGTAAAAGTAGAAGCGATCCGTACTCTTTCTTCCGCAATCGGTTTTGAGTCTGTCTACCAGACGGAGGATGGTCGCATACAGATGAAGGCCGGCGATCATTTCCGGATTAAGCCAGAGCAATTGATTCACAGTCTGGCGAGAACAGCCGGTATGTCGCTCAATCCGGCCCAACCTAATACGCTTTATTTTCAGCCGGCAGGCGAGATGCTCGATTCATTGCATAGCGCACTGCAATCTCTGCTGGCGCCGGTCAGCAATCCGCCGCCGCCTTCGACGGCTATTGCCCGCGAGTCGAAGCAAGCGACGCCGGCAAAGCGCCGCACAGGCGCCAGCGGCGCTCGGCGACCCTGA